One genomic window of Methanospirillum lacunae includes the following:
- a CDS encoding flavodoxin family protein: protein MTQSQRYVVAFNSSPRKDGNTSRLIRYALSKIEEQGIRTELVHIGGKQIHGCTACGKCWENLDRHCALTKDVVNDCIDKMIEADGIIIGSPTYFSDLTPEAKALIDRAGFVSIANGGLLTRKVGAGIAAVRRAGAVAALDSINHLFGICDMFTAGSTYWNLGIGLEPGDVDKDEEGIKTMERLGENIAWFITQLKN, encoded by the coding sequence ATGACACAAAGCCAGAGGTATGTTGTAGCCTTTAATTCAAGTCCACGAAAAGATGGGAATACTTCCCGATTGATTCGGTATGCCCTGAGCAAGATCGAAGAGCAGGGCATCAGAACCGAACTTGTTCATATCGGGGGAAAGCAGATCCATGGATGCACTGCTTGTGGAAAATGCTGGGAGAACCTGGATCGTCATTGCGCATTGACGAAAGATGTGGTGAATGATTGTATCGATAAAATGATTGAGGCAGATGGGATCATCATCGGGTCGCCAACATACTTTTCAGATCTAACCCCCGAAGCAAAGGCCCTCATAGACAGGGCAGGATTTGTATCAATAGCCAATGGAGGACTTCTCACAAGAAAGGTTGGTGCGGGAATCGCGGCAGTCAGACGAGCAGGAGCGGTTGCAGCTCTTGATTCTATCAACCATCTCTTTGGAATATGTGATATGTTTACAGCCGGATCCACATACTGGAACCTGGGAATCGGGCTTGAGCCTGGAGATGTGGACAAAGACGAGGAGGGAATCAAAACCATGGAACGCCTTGGGGAAAATATCGCATGGTTTATCACACAACTCAAAAACTGA
- a CDS encoding transporter substrate-binding domain-containing protein, whose protein sequence is MNKPEPTGYTTKCSYPSPVLLFGMVITGFIIAAIVMLVIPSSGPMDAITGYSPVNLTPDEKQWIAHHPEILVCPDLNYPPFEQITKSDDYLGISADLLREIAKNTGLHIKVSHEKDWDSCIAKIKNGSVDILGAVYISSLRDDYLVYSEPYYHSLLPIITRSDATDMTLDQLRGKRVASVGEYTTNLLLREQFPDITIVTVPDVRSGLMAVSLGTADAYFGDLASATYYVESEGITNLHVSGSYIPQNTTEFQYAFGIRKNAPELLSIVNKGLKSIPPEKREEIFRRWISPALTKNPINPVLILLTIGTLTALLLVTGSVILWNRSLTRIVSAKTSDLERELADHKKTADTLLITRFTVDHSQAMFLWIDNNRVIRDFNETFCQATGYSHEEITNMHLSVLNSRLNDDRIHELIIRVRDEGRIRIKSEIKTKSGSDLPVEIVLWYFTFEGNEWFCAEMQNITERIQFELERETVIAQIQRNLAELSVLNDGIRNPLTVILGTNEIYNNEGTPVIEEQVKRIDAMINQLDHRWNESEKIFRYLKNHYGVTVNQSKESDTKTQQDSEFTENSG, encoded by the coding sequence ATGAACAAACCAGAACCAACGGGATATACTACTAAATGTTCGTATCCAAGCCCCGTTCTCCTATTTGGCATGGTCATTACCGGGTTCATCATTGCGGCTATTGTAATGCTCGTTATCCCCTCTTCTGGACCAATGGATGCCATTACAGGATATAGCCCGGTAAATCTTACTCCAGATGAGAAACAGTGGATTGCTCACCACCCTGAGATCCTTGTATGCCCTGATCTGAACTACCCCCCATTTGAACAGATCACAAAATCTGATGACTATCTGGGAATATCTGCTGATCTACTCAGAGAGATTGCAAAAAATACAGGACTTCACATAAAGGTGTCTCATGAAAAAGACTGGGATTCATGCATCGCAAAGATCAAAAATGGATCTGTGGACATTCTTGGAGCGGTGTACATTTCAAGTCTCAGGGATGACTACCTCGTCTACTCAGAACCCTATTATCACTCACTCCTTCCCATCATCACCAGATCAGATGCGACAGATATGACCCTAGACCAGCTCAGAGGAAAAAGAGTTGCATCAGTTGGAGAATATACAACAAACCTGTTGCTCAGAGAACAATTTCCAGACATCACTATCGTCACCGTTCCTGATGTCAGATCCGGCCTTATGGCGGTATCTCTAGGGACTGCAGATGCATACTTTGGAGATTTAGCATCTGCAACATACTATGTCGAGTCTGAAGGAATAACAAACCTCCATGTTTCTGGATCGTATATCCCACAGAATACTACTGAGTTTCAATATGCCTTTGGAATCAGAAAAAATGCACCAGAACTACTCAGCATTGTAAATAAAGGGCTCAAATCAATACCACCTGAAAAACGTGAGGAGATATTCAGAAGATGGATATCTCCTGCACTTACAAAAAACCCGATTAATCCTGTGTTGATCCTGCTTACAATCGGGACACTGACTGCCCTCCTTCTTGTGACTGGAAGTGTAATCCTCTGGAACAGATCTCTTACCCGCATCGTGAGTGCGAAGACCTCTGATCTTGAACGTGAACTGGCTGATCACAAAAAAACCGCAGATACCCTGCTCATCACCAGATTCACGGTTGATCACAGTCAGGCCATGTTTCTCTGGATAGATAACAACAGAGTTATCCGTGACTTTAATGAGACCTTCTGCCAGGCTACTGGTTATTCACATGAAGAAATCACAAATATGCATTTATCAGTCCTGAATTCACGGCTTAATGATGACAGGATACATGAACTCATCATCAGAGTGAGAGATGAAGGGCGGATTAGGATAAAATCTGAAATTAAGACCAAATCAGGCAGTGACCTGCCAGTTGAGATCGTGCTTTGGTACTTTACCTTTGAAGGCAACGAATGGTTCTGCGCAGAGATGCAGAACATAACTGAAAGAATACAGTTTGAACTTGAGCGGGAGACTGTCATTGCCCAGATCCAGCGTAACCTTGCCGAACTCTCTGTTCTGAATGATGGGATCAGAAACCCGCTCACTGTCATCCTTGGAACAAATGAGATCTACAACAATGAGGGTACACCGGTGATTGAAGAGCAGGTTAAAAGGATTGATGCAATGATCAACCAACTTGATCACCGTTGGAATGAGTCTGAGAAGATCTTCAGGTACCTGAAAAATCATTATGGTGTCACAGTAAACCAGTCAAAAGAAAGTGATACAAAAACTCAGCAGGATTCAGAATTCACAGAGAACTCAGGTTAA
- a CDS encoding DUF6506 family protein, translated as MVLKAAFIFVAPDADPVKHRSVITTPEVILTTVGVANYQMAEKIAKSLVDEGVGAIELCGGFGIEGTAAVKKAVAGKAVVGVVRFDPHPGLEFRSGDDLFSRTG; from the coding sequence ATGGTACTAAAGGCAGCATTCATCTTTGTTGCACCTGATGCAGATCCGGTAAAACATCGTTCGGTTATCACCACCCCTGAAGTTATCCTGACAACAGTCGGTGTTGCAAACTATCAGATGGCTGAAAAGATCGCAAAAAGCCTCGTTGATGAAGGGGTTGGAGCGATTGAACTCTGTGGAGGTTTTGGAATTGAGGGCACGGCTGCAGTAAAAAAAGCAGTCGCTGGAAAAGCTGTAGTCGGGGTTGTACGCTTTGATCCTCACCCGGGCCTTGAATTCAGGAGTGGTGATGATTTGTTCTCACGTACCGGGTAG
- a CDS encoding DUF4405 domain-containing protein, producing MKRKTLINITTLILLVSTVICVITGIIKWPGLLTTLGFTYRQVPIALITDLHDWSGILMAVCALLHVVQFKARMKRIITSTVS from the coding sequence ATGAAGCGAAAAACACTCATCAATATAACAACACTGATTCTCCTCGTTTCAACGGTGATCTGTGTTATTACTGGAATAATAAAATGGCCAGGTCTATTGACCACACTTGGGTTTACCTATCGTCAGGTTCCCATAGCCCTCATTACTGACCTCCATGATTGGTCAGGAATATTGATGGCAGTGTGTGCTCTGCTTCATGTGGTTCAGTTTAAAGCACGAATGAAACGGATAATCACGAGCACGGTATCGTAG
- a CDS encoding tetratricopeptide repeat protein, producing MDLRKNKHIRQLCSLLQVSTFLSLSLILILSGVGICAADTTSYDWNNQGESYYSSGDYDDAITAFMNAVTVNPNNAEAWNNLGNAYEQVGRYEDAVLAYQRAVAINPRFTEAWNNLGNVYEKLGRYEEARDAYQRATSISSDISRVPPMNQFPPNGQPGQYPGNQPAGPQMPGMNPGPQPGR from the coding sequence ATGGATCTTCGAAAGAACAAACATATCAGACAGTTGTGTAGTTTGCTTCAGGTCTCCACATTTTTATCACTTTCACTTATTCTGATCCTGTCAGGAGTGGGCATATGTGCTGCTGATACTACTTCATATGACTGGAACAATCAGGGTGAATCATATTACAGCAGCGGAGATTATGATGATGCCATTACGGCATTCATGAACGCAGTTACTGTAAACCCGAATAATGCAGAGGCGTGGAATAATCTTGGTAATGCATATGAGCAGGTGGGCAGATATGAGGATGCCGTGCTTGCATATCAAAGGGCGGTTGCAATTAATCCCCGTTTTACTGAAGCATGGAATAATCTTGGCAATGTCTACGAAAAACTGGGAAGATATGAGGAAGCACGTGATGCATATCAAAGGGCTACATCAATTTCTTCAGATATATCAAGGGTTCCACCAATGAACCAGTTCCCACCCAATGGTCAACCAGGTCAGTATCCGGGAAACCAACCTGCCGGACCACAAATGCCAGGGATGAATCCGGGTCCACAGCCTGGAAGATGA
- a CDS encoding DUF169 domain-containing protein, whose protein sequence is MQDAIRTKIDYPEISRIMKELLHLEGSPVAIKFITGKEHLPEGVPALEEKITHCQMVNLARKEGRTFYTLSENHACMGGSWALGLREITPTLKSGEFYYKLGKYDSWAACKRTILNIPHVESNATYGMAYAPLEKVPFDPTIVLLVTKPKAMLKLAQSNLYRIGGRITCNFAGIQSVCADASAQVYLTGKINFSLGCDGSRKYSGIEEGEMVMGIPAEMLQEIADALPVVCGAPGSS, encoded by the coding sequence ATGCAGGATGCCATACGAACCAAGATAGATTATCCTGAAATATCCAGGATTATGAAAGAACTCCTTCACCTCGAAGGTTCTCCGGTTGCCATCAAATTCATCACTGGGAAAGAGCATCTCCCTGAAGGTGTCCCTGCTCTTGAAGAGAAAATAACCCACTGTCAGATGGTGAACCTGGCTCGAAAAGAAGGTAGAACTTTTTACACTCTCAGTGAGAATCATGCCTGTATGGGGGGGTCGTGGGCTCTTGGATTACGTGAGATAACCCCTACCCTGAAGAGTGGAGAGTTTTACTACAAACTTGGGAAATATGACAGCTGGGCAGCGTGTAAACGGACGATTCTCAATATCCCTCACGTTGAATCTAATGCAACTTACGGCATGGCCTATGCACCGCTTGAAAAAGTCCCGTTTGATCCCACCATCGTTCTTCTGGTCACCAAACCAAAAGCAATGCTGAAACTTGCACAAAGCAACCTGTACCGGATTGGAGGTAGAATTACGTGCAACTTCGCCGGGATTCAGTCTGTATGCGCAGATGCTTCAGCCCAGGTGTATCTGACCGGAAAAATTAATTTTTCGCTGGGATGCGATGGGTCACGGAAGTACTCCGGAATTGAAGAAGGAGAGATGGTCATGGGGATTCCGGCAGAGATGCTGCAAGAGATAGCTGATGCATTACCAGTAGTCTGCGGAGCTCCGGGTTCATCATAA
- a CDS encoding radical SAM protein yields the protein MSSQQIQYSTPVTGSASGHDPDWLPGFYTHILSQSITANIRKVVSIVGADPSLLLTATRLLSAQKKAARKREMLAAEGVQVPAVVMLSLTHQCNLACHGCYMRSLHPVMEPEMSSDEIRNLISQCVDLGVSFLVLAGGEPLVRKDDILMLAREFPLMTFAIYTNGLLIDDTLATKIGKYKNIVPILSIEGDREATDSRRADGVYEAAIRSFSLLRQNGNFFGCSVTVSSKNFTEVTSDRFVEDMISCGCRLITYVEYVPIGEGTSDLVLSQDQHNSLNNILSRFSDQYPVLVIGFPGDEEAFGGCLSAGRGFVHISPSGDLEPCPAAPISDVNVTKIPLREALKSDLLAKIRVNHHMLSESGGGCALWANRVWAQSLLVPGPGNPE from the coding sequence ATGAGTAGTCAGCAGATCCAGTACTCGACCCCGGTGACCGGTTCTGCCTCCGGTCATGATCCTGACTGGCTGCCAGGGTTCTACACACATATTCTTTCGCAGAGTATCACCGCAAATATCAGAAAAGTGGTCAGCATTGTTGGGGCTGATCCCTCTCTCCTTCTGACTGCAACACGGCTATTATCAGCACAAAAAAAGGCGGCTAGAAAGCGTGAGATGTTGGCTGCGGAAGGCGTGCAGGTTCCGGCAGTAGTCATGCTCAGCCTGACCCACCAGTGCAATCTTGCCTGTCATGGGTGCTATATGAGATCCCTGCATCCGGTCATGGAACCGGAAATGAGTTCTGATGAAATCAGGAACCTGATCTCCCAGTGTGTCGATCTCGGCGTCTCGTTTCTGGTATTAGCAGGAGGAGAACCACTGGTAAGGAAAGATGATATCCTGATGCTGGCCAGAGAGTTTCCCCTCATGACCTTTGCCATATATACAAACGGGCTTCTTATTGATGACACTCTTGCGACAAAAATAGGGAAATATAAAAATATCGTTCCTATCCTGAGTATCGAAGGCGACCGGGAGGCAACAGATTCAAGAAGAGCAGACGGTGTATATGAGGCTGCCATACGATCTTTCTCATTACTTCGCCAGAATGGCAATTTTTTTGGATGTTCTGTTACTGTAAGCAGTAAAAATTTTACAGAAGTCACGAGTGACAGGTTTGTTGAAGATATGATCTCGTGTGGATGTCGGTTGATCACGTATGTGGAGTATGTTCCCATTGGGGAAGGAACATCTGACCTGGTTCTTTCTCAAGACCAACACAATTCATTGAACAATATTCTCTCCAGGTTTTCTGATCAGTACCCCGTTCTTGTCATTGGTTTTCCCGGTGATGAAGAAGCATTTGGAGGCTGTCTCTCTGCGGGAAGAGGTTTTGTCCATATTAGCCCTTCCGGTGATCTTGAGCCCTGTCCTGCTGCTCCGATCTCTGATGTGAATGTTACAAAGATTCCGTTACGTGAAGCTCTCAAATCCGATCTCCTTGCAAAAATCAGGGTTAATCATCATATGCTTTCAGAATCGGGGGGTGGATGCGCCCTTTGGGCAAACAGGGTATGGGCACAGTCACTGCTTGTTCCGGGTCCGGGTAACCCGGAATAA
- a CDS encoding EFR1 family ferrodoxin (N-terminal region resembles flavodoxins. C-terminal ferrodoxin region binds two 4Fe-4S clusters.) → MKTTIYYFTGTGNSLVVAKNIATILGDTDLVPIAALMNEKKDTTVPEGRIGICCPVYDMGIPVMVREFLHGLSIFADSYLFAVLTLGGTGASALKTIDHAVKSRNGRGINAGFMVKMPANFPPISSPPTGEKQRSILTKAEKDCSLIAEEIRNNQEKRPGIAPLSSLLQFLLYEPFAKNVHNAGEKFSVSDACTSCGTCVSVCPSGNITLNDKLPVYADRCELCCACLNYCPVQAINLKMMLGTEGRGRYHHPSVTPADIRRQKELIHE, encoded by the coding sequence ATGAAGACGACGATCTATTATTTCACTGGAACCGGAAATTCCCTGGTTGTTGCAAAGAACATTGCCACAATTCTTGGAGATACTGATCTTGTTCCAATTGCTGCCCTGATGAATGAGAAGAAGGATACCACTGTGCCTGAAGGTCGGATCGGGATATGCTGCCCTGTGTATGACATGGGCATCCCGGTCATGGTCCGGGAATTCCTGCATGGGCTTTCCATCTTCGCAGATTCGTATCTCTTTGCAGTTCTGACCCTTGGGGGAACCGGTGCATCCGCCCTTAAGACGATTGATCATGCTGTGAAGTCTCGCAATGGCAGAGGGATTAATGCAGGGTTTATGGTAAAGATGCCTGCAAACTTTCCTCCAATCAGTTCACCTCCTACCGGTGAAAAACAGCGGTCCATTCTTACGAAAGCAGAAAAAGATTGTTCCCTGATAGCTGAAGAAATCAGAAACAATCAAGAAAAGCGCCCGGGAATTGCTCCATTGTCATCCCTTCTTCAATTCCTGCTCTATGAACCATTTGCGAAAAATGTTCACAATGCTGGAGAGAAATTTTCCGTATCTGATGCCTGTACTTCCTGTGGGACCTGTGTATCTGTCTGTCCATCCGGTAACATTACCCTCAATGACAAACTGCCTGTGTATGCCGACCGGTGTGAACTCTGTTGTGCCTGTCTAAATTACTGCCCCGTTCAGGCAATCAATCTGAAAATGATGCTTGGAACAGAAGGAAGAGGACGGTATCACCACCCGTCAGTCACTCCTGCAGATATACGCAGACAAAAGGAACTGATACATGAGTAG
- a CDS encoding flavodoxin family protein: protein MKITVIYHSHSGKTRIIVEKIHHKIGGDLIEVVPNQQYSTLSAVTKGCYRALTGTADLVTPASIALDDADLVVLACPVWAGKPTPVMNGALKALSGEDGKRVFLIVTCNDAKSGEQAITLLRSRVTDAGLIPVGEGILDKHAVISDQAITPLIEKIRSVDGIA, encoded by the coding sequence ATGAAGATCACTGTCATCTATCATTCACATTCAGGAAAAACCAGGATAATAGTAGAGAAGATTCACCACAAGATTGGAGGAGATCTTATCGAAGTCGTCCCGAATCAGCAGTATTCTACTCTTTCAGCAGTAACGAAAGGATGCTATCGTGCATTGACAGGCACAGCAGATTTAGTCACCCCTGCTTCAATCGCCCTTGACGATGCAGACCTTGTGGTTCTCGCATGCCCTGTTTGGGCAGGAAAGCCCACCCCTGTCATGAATGGGGCACTCAAGGCACTATCTGGAGAAGATGGAAAACGAGTGTTTCTGATTGTTACCTGTAATGATGCGAAAAGTGGTGAACAGGCTATTACTCTGCTGAGATCACGTGTCACTGATGCAGGGCTGATCCCTGTTGGAGAAGGAATTCTTGACAAGCACGCTGTAATTAGCGATCAAGCAATTACCCCTCTTATCGAAAAAATTCGTTCTGTCGATGGAATAGCATGA
- a CDS encoding metalloregulator ArsR/SmtB family transcription factor, giving the protein MAAEVPEDNAPDECPQVRDLAEAFKVLSDANRLRILFHLATDTTGTLGVSDLAARVGISQPAVSQHLKLLKSDGLVESERVGFHVNFTLNRARMVQIAGQFEQVRSIVLSRCNQQLVREKIPEGPLNIAIIYYSYSGITRGLMEKVQEVCGGDLIEIHTLKKYRSFTAFTTGCLRSRNEEKDQVTPDTIDVSAYDLLVIATPVWAWKPAPAANSLVSGLIGCAGKKAFVCTTYSSNPGHCLPILKKNLEEKGVVVAGEAAFSRRETEDSHHVMELIRMIIEAYQT; this is encoded by the coding sequence ATGGCAGCAGAAGTTCCTGAAGACAACGCTCCTGATGAATGTCCACAGGTTCGAGATCTTGCAGAGGCATTCAAAGTCCTGAGCGATGCAAACCGGCTTCGTATCCTCTTTCATCTGGCGACAGATACAACCGGAACATTAGGTGTATCTGACCTGGCTGCACGCGTAGGTATATCTCAACCTGCCGTTTCACAACATCTCAAACTGCTCAAATCAGATGGGCTTGTTGAGTCGGAACGTGTGGGTTTTCACGTAAATTTTACCCTGAATCGTGCCCGCATGGTTCAGATAGCAGGGCAATTCGAACAGGTGCGTTCCATCGTGCTCTCACGATGTAACCAGCAGTTAGTAAGAGAAAAAATTCCCGAAGGTCCTCTTAACATCGCTATCATTTATTACTCCTATTCCGGGATTACCCGGGGTCTGATGGAGAAGGTTCAGGAAGTATGCGGTGGGGATCTCATTGAAATTCACACTTTGAAAAAATACAGGTCTTTCACTGCGTTCACAACCGGATGTCTTCGCTCCCGCAATGAAGAGAAGGATCAGGTTACACCTGATACCATCGATGTATCTGCGTATGACCTCCTGGTGATTGCAACCCCTGTGTGGGCATGGAAACCTGCTCCTGCTGCAAACTCCCTAGTTTCAGGATTAATCGGATGTGCAGGAAAGAAGGCGTTTGTGTGCACCACGTACAGCAGTAATCCTGGTCATTGTCTTCCGATACTCAAGAAAAATCTGGAAGAAAAAGGAGTTGTTGTTGCGGGGGAGGCAGCATTTTCCCGGCGTGAAACAGAGGATTCACATCATGTAATGGAACTGATCAGGATGATCATCGAGGCATATCAGACATAA
- a CDS encoding YkgJ family cysteine cluster protein, producing the protein MDPDQTPGLAPVCLRCGRCCRYGPSINANSTDLKRWVIEDRTDILTFFQAYCTDGSYVNCAFFKNPQSLSRVLWTDMINPDTNDYYKDCPFLRPLSENKWYCSIYETRPAICTRFRPWEWGEKGEFFNCPVVERMSREASTSFSGTLIHSEKEERTTDTCNPGHVKDNLGTRKIHHHP; encoded by the coding sequence ATGGATCCTGATCAGACCCCCGGCCTGGCACCTGTTTGCCTGAGATGTGGCAGGTGCTGCAGGTACGGCCCTTCTATTAATGCAAACAGTACAGATCTCAAGCGATGGGTTATTGAAGATCGAACAGATATTCTCACTTTTTTTCAAGCATACTGCACGGATGGATCATATGTTAACTGCGCATTTTTCAAAAATCCACAATCCCTGTCCCGGGTTCTCTGGACAGATATGATAAATCCCGATACCAATGATTATTATAAGGATTGTCCATTTTTACGACCGCTTTCAGAAAACAAGTGGTATTGTTCAATATATGAAACGAGACCTGCTATCTGTACAAGATTCAGACCATGGGAATGGGGAGAGAAAGGAGAGTTCTTCAACTGCCCGGTTGTTGAACGCATGTCAAGAGAAGCCTCAACCTCATTTTCAGGTACATTGATCCATTCTGAAAAAGAGGAACGTACAACAGATACTTGCAATCCCGGCCACGTAAAAGACAACCTGGGTACCAGAAAGATCCATCACCATCCCTGA
- a CDS encoding MFS transporter: MIASLPSQGTRRRIFLSLYSAVFATMIGVGIVIPLFPRYAVTLGATGIWIGAIFSAFALSRALFLPVFGRLSDDHGRRRLIIFGLCMYSLISFLYTFAGSVYEITALRFIHGIASAMVLPVAIAYISEIAPTGEEGRFVGSFASSVALGMSLGPLIGGVISDIFTMDAVFHAMTLLSLAALATVIIFLPDIPSRPVQKAPIRTVIAYKPLRGPILYQLMYALANGTFMVFLPVAAIKTGGLSASETGLVILVSVLATPVFQFFFSRIADQFDRYYLIAGGTAMIGTSLLVLPEFTGLLPYLIAALLMGVGRAVSLPAMYAVVTVAGREIGQGSASALVNTVLSIGLVISPLFSGMVMDLSGTQVVFYVAGIASICCTFLFFRMDQCT, encoded by the coding sequence ATGATCGCCAGCCTGCCATCTCAAGGAACCAGAAGGCGGATCTTTCTCTCTCTCTACTCTGCAGTGTTTGCAACAATGATAGGTGTGGGTATCGTCATACCGCTCTTTCCCCGTTATGCAGTCACTCTTGGAGCAACCGGGATCTGGATTGGTGCGATATTTTCAGCGTTTGCATTATCCAGGGCCCTGTTTCTTCCTGTCTTTGGGAGGTTATCAGATGATCACGGCCGTCGCCGTCTCATTATTTTTGGGCTGTGTATGTACTCTCTCATCTCTTTTCTGTACACATTTGCCGGATCAGTGTATGAAATCACGGCTTTGCGGTTTATCCATGGTATAGCCTCTGCGATGGTACTTCCGGTTGCAATTGCATATATCAGTGAAATAGCCCCCACCGGAGAAGAAGGAAGATTTGTGGGATCATTTGCAAGTTCAGTCGCACTGGGAATGAGTCTTGGTCCGCTTATCGGAGGAGTCATCTCTGACATATTCACAATGGATGCCGTTTTTCATGCAATGACTCTCCTCTCCCTGGCAGCCCTGGCAACTGTTATTATATTTCTTCCTGACATCCCTTCAAGACCTGTTCAAAAGGCTCCAATCAGGACAGTAATAGCCTACAAACCGCTTCGTGGACCCATTTTGTACCAGTTAATGTATGCACTCGCAAATGGCACATTTATGGTTTTTCTCCCGGTTGCAGCGATAAAGACCGGCGGGCTTTCTGCATCAGAGACCGGACTGGTGATTCTGGTATCAGTACTGGCGACACCTGTTTTCCAGTTTTTTTTCAGCAGGATTGCTGATCAGTTTGACAGGTACTACCTTATTGCCGGAGGAACTGCTATGATTGGCACTTCTCTCCTGGTCCTTCCTGAGTTTACCGGACTACTCCCTTATCTAATTGCAGCTCTTTTGATGGGTGTTGGCAGAGCAGTCTCACTTCCGGCAATGTATGCTGTTGTGACCGTAGCAGGCCGGGAGATTGGGCAGGGAAGTGCATCGGCACTGGTGAACACTGTACTCTCAATCGGACTCGTCATATCCCCACTTTTCTCAGGGATGGTGATGGATCTTTCTGGTACCCAGGTTGTCTTTTACGTGGCCGGGATTGCAAGTATCTGTTGTACGTTCCTCTTTTTCAGAATGGATCAATGTACCTGA
- a CDS encoding GNAT family N-acetyltransferase, with product MIYSKKATSIGKYEMSEMILQTPSSLLRPWSLNDRPSLVKHADCPEIAASMRDGFPSPYTLADADRFLAMATSDHPHLFMAVVVDDQAVGGIGIHLLVDIYRRSAEIGYWVSKPYWGRGIISDAVCAILPIAFKNPDIIRIQAGVFSNNPGSMRVLEKNGFVLEAIHKKAITKQGKILDEHLYVLFRDEDSPEG from the coding sequence GTGATTTACTCAAAAAAAGCAACCAGCATCGGAAAGTACGAGATGTCAGAAATGATACTACAAACTCCATCCTCTCTTCTCAGGCCGTGGTCATTAAATGATCGTCCCTCTCTTGTAAAACATGCAGACTGCCCGGAGATAGCAGCATCAATGCGTGATGGATTTCCGAGCCCGTACACACTAGCAGATGCAGACAGATTCCTTGCCATGGCAACCAGTGATCATCCCCATCTGTTTATGGCTGTGGTGGTGGACGATCAGGCAGTGGGAGGTATTGGAATTCACCTCCTTGTTGATATATACCGGAGAAGTGCTGAAATTGGATACTGGGTGTCAAAACCATATTGGGGAAGAGGGATCATTTCAGATGCAGTTTGTGCCATTCTCCCTATTGCGTTTAAAAATCCAGATATCATCAGGATACAGGCTGGTGTCTTCTCCAATAATCCCGGCTCCATGCGTGTGCTGGAAAAGAATGGGTTTGTCCTTGAGGCAATTCATAAAAAAGCGATCACCAAACAAGGAAAGATCCTTGATGAACATCTGTATGTACTCTTCAGAGATGAAGATAGCCCGGAAGGATAG
- a CDS encoding TetR/AcrR family transcriptional regulator, whose translation MTITERKEREREERRMQIISAAEHLFFEYGYDQVSMEQIANEAELSKGTIFFYFKNKEALYFTIVLQGIKLFHQKISDAVHECEGPAISQLTALGMAGIRFSREYPGYRSMILLFKSGRFSLDQRESYNDEVTEFISHSEAMISLTEDIVESGVEDGSIRSDIDPIELAIIVRMMISSVMDKSPEFVWSLKRRDIDEDLLISHYLNLIESIVRGNGSIDV comes from the coding sequence ATGACGATTACCGAGCGCAAAGAACGGGAGCGGGAAGAGCGAAGAATGCAGATCATATCTGCAGCTGAACATCTTTTTTTTGAATACGGGTATGATCAAGTCTCCATGGAGCAGATTGCGAACGAAGCAGAACTCTCAAAAGGGACAATTTTTTTCTATTTTAAAAATAAGGAGGCCTTATACTTTACCATAGTCCTACAGGGAATCAAACTCTTCCATCAGAAAATCAGTGATGCAGTACATGAGTGCGAGGGTCCTGCAATCAGTCAGTTGACAGCACTGGGGATGGCGGGTATCAGGTTTTCACGCGAATATCCCGGGTACCGTTCAATGATCCTCCTCTTTAAATCAGGACGTTTCTCTCTTGATCAAAGGGAGAGTTATAACGACGAGGTAACTGAATTCATCTCACACTCTGAAGCCATGATTAGCCTTACAGAAGATATTGTTGAAAGTGGAGTAGAGGATGGGTCTATCAGGAGCGATATCGATCCCATCGAACTTGCGATCATCGTCAGAATGATGATCAGCAGCGTGATGGATAAAAGTCCTGAATTTGTATGGTCACTGAAAAGGCGTGATATTGATGAAGATCTCCTCATCTCTCACTATCTTAATCTTATTGAATCCATAGTCCGGGGGAATGGAAGTATTGATGTGTAA